The Chitinophaga pinensis DSM 2588 region GTATCGTAGGGTTGATCGGTTCCTCCAACAACCCGATCTCCGGTATGACCATCGCTACCCTGATGGGTACCTGTCTGGTATTTATCGCAGTAGGATGGAGCGGTAAAGTATATGAGCCAATGGCACTGGTAGTAGGTGGTATGATCTGTATCGCTGCTGCGAATGCCGGTGGTACTTCTCAGGACCTGAAATCAGGCTATATCGTAGGTGCAACGCCTATGTATCAGCAGCTGGCCCTGTTCATTGGTGCGATTGTTTCTTCGATCGTAATCGGTCTGACGGTAAAATTCCTGGATAAACCAACGGCTGCGATGATCGCTAATGGCGTTACTGACCACGCAATCGGCAGTACTTATTATCCTGCACCACAGGGAACCCTGATGGCCACCCTGGCAAAAGGTATCCTTTCTTACAACCTCGACTGGCAGTTTGTACTGGTAGGCGTATTCCTGGCTATCACCATGGAACTCTGCGGTATCAAATCCCTGTCTTTTGCAGTAGGTGCTTATCTGCCATTATCAACCACACTGCCTATCTTCATTGGTGGCGCGATTCGTGGACTGGTAGATAAAAAGCGTAAGAAAGATAATATCCAGGTATCTGCTGAGGAAGAAGAACTGGGTAAAGGTAACCTCTTCGCAACCGGTCTGGTAGCAGGTGGCGCCGTTGCAGGTGTGATCATCGCAATACTCGCCGGCTTCGACGGCTCAGCAAGTGTGCTGGCCAGCATTAACCTGGAAGAGAAGCTTTCACATACGCTCGGAACGGGTGGTTACTTCATTCTCGGCACTGTTGCCTTTGCACTGATGGGAACTTATCTCTACCGTGTAGCTGTTAAAAAATAAACCGGCGCAGACAACTCGTTGTCTGTCGTCCATAGATATTAAAAATCCTGATCTGTGACAGATCAGGATTTTTAATTTTCAGGGGCTATAATATTCACAATTAACTGCTTATTATTGCGTTATAGAACCAAATACCCCCTTTTATGCGCCCAGTTTTAACTATTGTCTGTGTTGCCTTATTGCTATCTGCCTGCGAAAAAGAACGACATGAAGAAGTCCGCAAGTTTATATCCTGTCAGATGGACTCCGTCTTTTTCATCGGCGAAAATCCAAAAGCTGTTATCACCCGGGCCAATCTGACCGATACCGATCCGAACAATGATATCGACAAACTGACCATCACTGCCAGGGGAGAAAAGGCTGAAAAACTGAACATTACCCTGATAGGCAGCAGTGAAGGACTTGATCAGGGTATGTTCTATTCACAGGATGGTAATAAGTTTTCCGTCTATTACGATAAAAACAATATCACACAGTTAGCGGACCAGACATACGGATCATTTACCCTTGCGATCAGAAGTGTCAAAGACAGTCTCGTAGAAGCCGTATTTTATGGAACAGCCGTAGATACCAGTGGTACGTTCGTTCCTAAACCCGTCACCCATGGTTTCCTGCGGGCGATTATTACTGCGAATTAAACAAAGGATAAATGTTCGTACTGCTTTTTCAGAATAGCCGCATCATCTGCGCCCAACCAGTTTTTCAATAATGTAGCATACACACGCTTGAAATCGACCGTGTGTTGAAGGTCGCCTTCATTCAGATTGACCAGGTCAGGTCCATCATTCAGCAATCCCTGTTTTTTCAGTCCGCCGCCAATCAGGAACATATTATTGGCGGTGCCATGATCTGTTCCTCCACTGGCATTCTGTGCTACGCGACGGCCGAATTCAGAGAAGGTCACAATCACTACATCCTGGAAACGGTTGTTATTCTTCAGTTCACGGGTCAGCGCTGTAATGGCTTCATCCAGTCTTTTCAACTGCGTCTGCTGCGAAGCCAGCTGATTCACATGTGTGTCAAAAGCGCCATGCGACACATAATATACTTTCGTACTGATATCTGACATGATCAGACGGGCAATGGTCTGCATGTTTTTCCCCAGGTCTGTCGCCGGGAAAAGCTCTTTGGTTTTATACGCCTTGAACTGATTTTTAATATATCCTGCGGATGACATAGTTGCACCCATTGTTTTATACAGATAGTCTACCGGTGCATGATCATCTTCAACCGGATGACCGCCATTTTCCTTCCCCAACAGCTCTTTAAACATCCGGTCATTCGCGGCTGCCTGTAACTTATCGGGATCTTTGAAAGCAAGCCCTTTCTGCAGATCACCTTTCATCGCCAGACTCAGCGTATCATCTATTTCCAGTGCCTGTACAGGCTTATCACAACCCTGGCACTGGGCATCCAGGAAACGGCCGATCCAGCCATCTGTCCAGTTTTCAGATGAGGCGCTTGCAGACTGCCAGATATCCATCGAACGGAAATGCGAGCGATCGGGGTTAGGATAACCCACGTTATTCAATATAGCAAGCGCTCCTTCATCATACAATCCTTTCAATCCATGTAATGCAGGATGAATCCCTATTTCATCCGTCAGAGATAAAGCCTGTTCACGTTGAATACCCAGGGTCGGACGTGAACGGTAATAAATATCATTCCGATAAGGGATAACAGTATTCAGTCCGTCGTTACCGCCAGATAATTGTACAACGACCAATACTTTATTGCCGGGAGGCACCAGGTTATCTTTTTCCAGTGCTTTCAGGAATTTAGGCATCATCATAGAAGCAGAGGCCAATGATCCCACCTGTAAGAAACGTCTTCTGTTTAAGATCAGCATGATTTGATTTTTTAAAGTGGATACATCAGCACAACTGATATTCCGGTGTGCTCATTACTGCAATTGCAACGGTTTTAATATAGTTTTCGCGAGAGGAGGCATCTGCATAGTTTTCCAGTACCTGCTTACTGACGTTTTTATTTGCCTGTAACAATGAACCGGCGATAGCATCCGCCAGTTTTTCACGTGGTACTTTTTCATAGTCTTTCAATAACGCATTCCAGTTGATCACACCTTTAATCTTTTTCGCATACTGTTTCTGCACAGATTCATTCAGCTCCATCGTCACTTTATAACTACCCATCCCCATTTCAGGTGTGATTTCCTTGGGTGTGATATTGAACTCTTTTTCATAGAGGATCATTTTGGGTAACTGCATACGGTACATCAGACTGGAACTATCGATCCAGTTACGTCCGCCCGGCCATCCGGCTACATTGGGAGGATAGAATAAGACCTGTCCTAATACCTGCTGAAAAGACAACATCACCTCTTCTCTTTCGAAATCAACGGGTACGGTCCTACGTAATCCAACGAGCAATTCCACCGGTGATTTTATACGGGTACCAATCAGCGTAGCGTCATAAAACCAGTCCGCATTGAAGAGGTATTGCATCAATGCACCGATATCATAACCGGAAGCATAAAACTTATCTGCCAGTTTGTTCACATTTATTTCGTCCAGGTTTTCACTGACGAAGTAGCGATATATTTTCTCTGTGATATACCTGGCTGTTTCTTTCCGTTCCAGCAGTATTTTCAGTACATCATCCCCGGTGAAATTGCCGCTCTTTCCCAATACTGTTTTTTGTCCGTTGTCATGTCTTTTCTCTCTGAACACAAAGCTGCCATCTCCTTCATATGCCCAGCCTGTAAATGCTCTGGCGGCTTCTTTGATATCCGTTTCAGCGTAATGTCCTCTTCCCATTGTGAAAAGCTCCATGACTTCGCGGGCGAAATTTTCATTCGGATGTGCTTTCACGTTCTGCTGATTATTGAGGAACTGCAGCATAGCGGGCGACTTGGAAACAGCTGTCAGCAATTCACCGAAATTACCCAGTGCATTTTCCCTTATTACCTGTAGTAACTGCTGGTTGAACAGTACATTCTGTGTGCGGCAGGCAAAATGGCCATGCCAGAAAAGCGCCATTTTCTCACGTAGCGGATGCTCACTCTGCACCATTTCATTCATCCATTGCAGGTTGAGGTCTTTGACACCCTGGCGGTTCATTTTATTAAGCGCTCTCTTTTCTTCGGGAGACATCATTGTACCACGGTCAGGCAGATCGGAAGCGTCGCGGACTTTCAAAGGCGTTTGTGCGTCTTTTTCAGGTCCCGCCAGGATCTTACTGATGACCTGACGGCGTTTTTTATGGGTCCACTCGTCAATTATGGCTGGAGAAGCACCGAATCCGGCTCTCCATGCCAGGTGCTGCATTTGTAGTTTTTCAGAAACTGCGGGCATACAGGTAGATAGATTTTGGGTTTGACAAGAGAGAAGAGAGAAGGTTTAACAGCAGACGGAAGAATTAACATGATCAAATTGTTAATAA contains the following coding sequences:
- a CDS encoding DUF1501 domain-containing protein, which translates into the protein MLILNRRRFLQVGSLASASMMMPKFLKALEKDNLVPPGNKVLVVVQLSGGNDGLNTVIPYRNDIYYRSRPTLGIQREQALSLTDEIGIHPALHGLKGLYDEGALAILNNVGYPNPDRSHFRSMDIWQSASASSENWTDGWIGRFLDAQCQGCDKPVQALEIDDTLSLAMKGDLQKGLAFKDPDKLQAAANDRMFKELLGKENGGHPVEDDHAPVDYLYKTMGATMSSAGYIKNQFKAYKTKELFPATDLGKNMQTIARLIMSDISTKVYYVSHGAFDTHVNQLASQQTQLKRLDEAITALTRELKNNNRFQDVVIVTFSEFGRRVAQNASGGTDHGTANNMFLIGGGLKKQGLLNDGPDLVNLNEGDLQHTVDFKRVYATLLKNWLGADDAAILKKQYEHLSFV
- a CDS encoding DUF1800 family protein → MPAVSEKLQMQHLAWRAGFGASPAIIDEWTHKKRRQVISKILAGPEKDAQTPLKVRDASDLPDRGTMMSPEEKRALNKMNRQGVKDLNLQWMNEMVQSEHPLREKMALFWHGHFACRTQNVLFNQQLLQVIRENALGNFGELLTAVSKSPAMLQFLNNQQNVKAHPNENFAREVMELFTMGRGHYAETDIKEAARAFTGWAYEGDGSFVFREKRHDNGQKTVLGKSGNFTGDDVLKILLERKETARYITEKIYRYFVSENLDEINVNKLADKFYASGYDIGALMQYLFNADWFYDATLIGTRIKSPVELLVGLRRTVPVDFEREEVMLSFQQVLGQVLFYPPNVAGWPGGRNWIDSSSLMYRMQLPKMILYEKEFNITPKEITPEMGMGSYKVTMELNESVQKQYAKKIKGVINWNALLKDYEKVPREKLADAIAGSLLQANKNVSKQVLENYADASSRENYIKTVAIAVMSTPEYQLC